Proteins encoded by one window of Arabidopsis thaliana chromosome 2, partial sequence:
- a CDS encoding Zinc-binding ribosomal protein family protein (Zinc-binding ribosomal protein family protein; FUNCTIONS IN: structural constituent of ribosome; INVOLVED IN: translation, ribosome biogenesis; LOCATED IN: cytosolic small ribosomal subunit, cytosolic ribosome, ribosome, nucleolus, plasma membrane; EXPRESSED IN: 23 plant structures; EXPRESSED DURING: 13 growth stages; CONTAINS InterPro DOMAIN/s: Ribosomal protein, zinc-binding domain (InterPro:IPR011332), Ribosomal protein S27e (InterPro:IPR000592); BEST Arabidopsis thaliana protein match is: ribosomal protein S27 (TAIR:AT3G61110.1); Has 1004 Blast hits to 1004 proteins in 364 species: Archae - 106; Bacteria - 0; Metazoa - 449; Fungi - 151; Plants - 149; Viruses - 0; Other Eukaryotes - 149 (source: NCBI BLink).), with amino-acid sequence MVLQNDIDLLNPPAELEKRKHKLKRLVQSPNSFFMDVKCQGCFNITTVFSHSQTVVMCGNCQTLLCTPTGGKAKLTEGCSFRKK; translated from the exons ATG GTCCTTCAAAACGATATTGATCTGCTTAACCCTCCTGCTGAGCTCGAGAAGAGGAAGCACAAGCTCAAGCGTCTTGTTCAATCACCCAATTCGTTTTTCATG GATGTCAAGTGTCAAGGCTGCTTTAACat TACGACTGTGTTCAGCCACTCTCAGACCGTTGTGATGTGTGGAAACTGCCAGACTTTGCTCTGCACACCCACAGGAGGGAAGGCAAAGCTCACTGAAGGATGCTCTTTCAGGAAAAAGTGa
- a CDS encoding sterile alpha motif (SAM) domain-containing protein: MSNTVEDDDDDFQIPPSSQLSIRKPLHPTNANNISHRPPNKKPRLCRYPGKENVTPPPSPDPDLFCSSSTPHCILDCIPSSVDCSLGDFNGPISSLGEEDKEDKDDCIKVNREGYLCNSMEARLLKSRICLGFDSGIHEDDEGFVESNSELDVLINLCSESEGRSGEFSLGKDDSIQCPLCSMDISSLSEEQRQVHSNTCLDKSYNQPSEQDSLRKCENLSSLIKESIDDPVQLPQLVTDLSPVLKWLRSLGLAKYEDVFIREEIDWDTLQSLTEEDLLSIGITSLGPRKKIVNALSGVRDPFASSAEVQAQSHCTSGHVTERQRDKSTTRKASEPKKPTANKLITEFFPGQATEGTKIRTAPKPVAEKSPSDSSSRRAVRRNGNNGKSKVIPHWNCIPGTPFRVDAFKYLTRDCCHWFLTHFHLDHYQGLTKSFSHGKIYCSLVTAKLVNMKIGIPWERLQVLDLGQKVNISGIDVTCFDANHCPGSIMILFEPANGKAVLHTGDFRYSEEMSNWLIGSHISSLILDTTYCNPQYDFPKQEAVIQFVVEAIQAEAFNPKTLFLIGSYTIGNMFTLLFPFRYIMLRSKFFHLFSFERKGEAVLGSCTCATGKDIHQSCETKTPRVFGILKG, translated from the exons ATGTCGAACACCGTCGAAGATGACGACGACGACTTCCAGATCCCTCCTTCCTCACAGCTTTCGATTCGAAAACCTCTTCACCCAACCAACGCTAACAACATCTCTCACCGCCCTCCTAACAAAAAGCCCAGACTCTGCCGTTACCCGGGTAAAGAAAATGTGACTCCGCCTCCTTCTCCGGATCCGGATCTCTTCTGCTCCTCTTCTACTCCTCACTGTATCTTAGATTGTATCCCATCTAGTGTTGATTGCTCTCTAGGAGATTTCAATGGtccaatttcttctcttggtgaagaagataaagaggaTAAGGACGACTGTATAAAGGTGAATCGTGAAGGTTATTTGTGTAATTCGATGGAGGCTAGGTTATTGAAATCGAGAATTTGTCTCGGGTTTGATAGTGGAATCCatgaggatgatgaaggtTTTGTTGAGTCTAACTCTGAGCTTGATGTGTTGATAAACCTTTGCTCTGAGTCTGAGGGTAGGAGTGGAGAGTTTAGTTTAGGCAAGGATGATTCAATTCAATGCCCATTGTGTTCCATGGATATTTCATCTTTGAGTGAAGAGCAGAGGCAAGTTCATAGCAATACTTGTCTTGATAAGTCATATAATCAGCCTTCTGAGCAA GACTCCTTGAGGAAATGCGAAAATTTGTCTTCTCTTATAAAAGAATCGATTGATGATCCAGTTCAGCTTCCTCAGCTAGTTACCGACTTGTCTCCAGTGCTGAAATGGCTTAGGAGTCTAGGTTTAGCTAAATATGAAGATGTTTTTATTCGTGAAGAGATCGACTGGGATACCCTTCAGTCACTCACTGAGGAG GATCTTCTAAGCATAGGTATCACGTCACTTGGTCCCAGAAAGAAGATTGTGAATGCACTTAGCGGAGTTAGAGATCCCTTTGCATCTTCTGCTGAAGTGCAGGCACAGTCTCATTGTACAAGTGGCCATGTTacagagagacagagagataaGTCAACCACTCGTAAGGCAAGTGAGCCCAAAAAACCAACTGCAAACAAGTTGATTACAGAGTTTTTCCCTGGTCAGGCTACCGAGGGCACTAAGATCCGGACAGCCCCTAAACCTGTCGCAGAAAAGAGTCCATCAGATTCTAGCTCTAGACGTGCTGTGAGAAGAAATGGCAACAACGGAAAATCTAAAGTTATTCCACATTGGAATTGCATTCCGGGGACACCTTTTCGAGTG GACGCATTCAAGTACCTCACACGCGATTGTTGCCACTGGTTTCTTACACACTTTCATCTCGATC ATTATCAAGGTTTGACAAAGTCATTTAGTCATGGGAAGATATACTGTTCCTTAGTTACCGCAAAGTTGGTAAATATGAAGATTGGGATACCTTGGGAGAGACTGCAAGTCCTGGACCTTGGCCAGAAGGTTAATATTTCAGGCATTGATGTGACATGCTTTGATGCAAACCACTGTCCGGGATCCATCATGATACTCTTTGAACCAGCCAACGGTAAG GCTGTTCTACATACGGGGGATTTCCGCTATAGTGAAGAGATGTCAAATTGGTTGATTGGATCGCATATCAGCTCTCTTATTCTTGATACTACATACTGTAACCCCCAG TATGACTTTCCAAAGCAAGAGGCGGTAATACAGTTTGTTGTTGAGGCTATTCAAGCAGAAGCATTTAATCCCAAGACCCTTTTCTTAATTGGAAGCTACACCATCGGTAATATGTTCACTCTTCTTTTTCCGTTTCGATATATCATGTTGAGATCTAAATTCTtccatctcttctcttttgaaaGGAAAGGAGAGGCTGTTCTTGGAAGTTGCACGTGTGCTACGGGAAAAGATATACATCAATCCTGCGAAACTAAAACTCCTCGAGTGTTTGGGATTCTCAAAGGATGA
- a CDS encoding Ubiquitin related modifier 1 (Ubiquitin related modifier 1; FUNCTIONS IN: molecular_function unknown; INVOLVED IN: biological_process unknown; LOCATED IN: cellular_component unknown; CONTAINS InterPro DOMAIN/s: Ubiquitin related modifier 1 (InterPro:IPR015221), Ubiquitin-related modifier 1 (InterPro:IPR017188), Molybdopterin synthase/thiamin biosynthesis sulphur carrier, beta-grasp (InterPro:IPR016155); BEST Arabidopsis thaliana protein match is: Ubiquitin related modifier 1 (TAIR:AT3G61113.1); Has 341 Blast hits to 341 proteins in 169 species: Archae - 0; Bacteria - 0; Metazoa - 124; Fungi - 124; Plants - 33; Viruses - 0; Other Eukaryotes - 60 (source: NCBI BLink).) encodes MQLTLEFGGGLELLCDSEKIHKVNVDLPNGADSDDFTMKHLLSWVRTNLIKERPEMFMKGDTVRPGVLVLVNDCDWELSGQLDTVIEDKDVVVFISTLHGG; translated from the exons ATGCAATTAACTCTTGAATTCGG GGGTGGGTTAGAGCTGCTCTGTGATTCTGAAAAGATTCATAAAGTAAACGTTGATTTGCCCAATGGAGCTGACTCTGATGAT TTTACCATGAAGCATTTGCTTTCATGGGTTCGTACAAATCTGATCAAAGAGAGACCTGAGATGTTCATGAAAGGAGATACTGT GAGACCTGGGGTTCTTGTGCTGGTGAATGACTGTGATTGGGAGCTAAGTGGTCAGCTCGATACAGTAATCGAAGATAAAGATGTTGTAGTTTTCATTTCCACTTTGCATGGTGGATAA
- a CDS encoding sterile alpha motif (SAM) domain-containing protein (sterile alpha motif (SAM) domain-containing protein; FUNCTIONS IN: hydrolase activity; INVOLVED IN: biological_process unknown; LOCATED IN: cellular_component unknown; EXPRESSED IN: 22 plant structures; EXPRESSED DURING: 13 growth stages; CONTAINS InterPro DOMAIN/s: Sterile alpha motif-type (InterPro:IPR013761), Sterile alpha motif (InterPro:IPR001660), Sterile alpha motif homology (InterPro:IPR010993), Sterile alpha motif, type 1 (InterPro:IPR021129), DNA repair metallo-beta-lactamase (InterPro:IPR011084), Beta-lactamase-like (InterPro:IPR001279); BEST Arabidopsis thaliana protein match is: DNA repair metallo-beta-lactamase family protein (TAIR:AT3G26680.3); Has 2157 Blast hits to 2099 proteins in 358 species: Archae - 119; Bacteria - 227; Metazoa - 850; Fungi - 290; Plants - 353; Viruses - 0; Other Eukaryotes - 318 (source: NCBI BLink).) has translation MSNTVEDDDDDFQIPPSSQLSIRKPLHPTNANNISHRPPNKKPRLCRYPGKENVTPPPSPDPDLFCSSSTPHCILDCIPSSVDCSLGDFNGPISSLGEEDKEDKDDCIKVNREGYLCNSMEARLLKSRICLGFDSGIHEDDEGFVESNSELDVLINLCSESEGRSGEFSLGKDDSIQCPLCSMDISSLSEEQRQVHSNTCLDKSYNQPSEQDSLRKCENLSSLIKESIDDPVQLPQLVTDLSPVLKWLRSLGLAKYEDVFIREEIDWDTLQSLTEEDLLSIGITSLGPRKKIVNALSGVRDPFASSAEVQAQSHCTSGHVTERQRDKSTTRKASEPKKPTANKLITEFFPGQATEGTKIRTAPKPVAEKSPSDSSSRRAVRRNGNNGKSKVIPHWNCIPGTPFRVDAFKYLTRDCCHWFLTHFHLDHYQGLTKSFSHGKIYCSLVTAKLVNMKIGIPWERLQVLDLGQKVNISGIDVTCFDANHCPGSIMILFEPANGKAVLHTGDFRYSEEMSNWLIGSHISSLILDTTYCNPQYDFPKQEAVIQFVVEAIQAEAFNPKTLFLIGSYTIGKERLFLEVARVLREKIYINPAKLKLLECLGFSKDDIQWFTVKEEESHIHVVPLWTLASFKRLKHVANRYTNRYSLIVAFSPTGWTSGKTKKKSPGRRLQQGTIIRYEVPYSEHSSFTELKEFVQKVSPEVIIPSVNNDGPDSAAAMVSLLVT, from the exons ATGTCGAACACCGTCGAAGATGACGACGACGACTTCCAGATCCCTCCTTCCTCACAGCTTTCGATTCGAAAACCTCTTCACCCAACCAACGCTAACAACATCTCTCACCGCCCTCCTAACAAAAAGCCCAGACTCTGCCGTTACCCGGGTAAAGAAAATGTGACTCCGCCTCCTTCTCCGGATCCGGATCTCTTCTGCTCCTCTTCTACTCCTCACTGTATCTTAGATTGTATCCCATCTAGTGTTGATTGCTCTCTAGGAGATTTCAATGGtccaatttcttctcttggtgaagaagataaagaggaTAAGGACGACTGTATAAAGGTGAATCGTGAAGGTTATTTGTGTAATTCGATGGAGGCTAGGTTATTGAAATCGAGAATTTGTCTCGGGTTTGATAGTGGAATCCatgaggatgatgaaggtTTTGTTGAGTCTAACTCTGAGCTTGATGTGTTGATAAACCTTTGCTCTGAGTCTGAGGGTAGGAGTGGAGAGTTTAGTTTAGGCAAGGATGATTCAATTCAATGCCCATTGTGTTCCATGGATATTTCATCTTTGAGTGAAGAGCAGAGGCAAGTTCATAGCAATACTTGTCTTGATAAGTCATATAATCAGCCTTCTGAGCAA GACTCCTTGAGGAAATGCGAAAATTTGTCTTCTCTTATAAAAGAATCGATTGATGATCCAGTTCAGCTTCCTCAGCTAGTTACCGACTTGTCTCCAGTGCTGAAATGGCTTAGGAGTCTAGGTTTAGCTAAATATGAAGATGTTTTTATTCGTGAAGAGATCGACTGGGATACCCTTCAGTCACTCACTGAGGAG GATCTTCTAAGCATAGGTATCACGTCACTTGGTCCCAGAAAGAAGATTGTGAATGCACTTAGCGGAGTTAGAGATCCCTTTGCATCTTCTGCTGAAGTGCAGGCACAGTCTCATTGTACAAGTGGCCATGTTacagagagacagagagataaGTCAACCACTCGTAAGGCAAGTGAGCCCAAAAAACCAACTGCAAACAAGTTGATTACAGAGTTTTTCCCTGGTCAGGCTACCGAGGGCACTAAGATCCGGACAGCCCCTAAACCTGTCGCAGAAAAGAGTCCATCAGATTCTAGCTCTAGACGTGCTGTGAGAAGAAATGGCAACAACGGAAAATCTAAAGTTATTCCACATTGGAATTGCATTCCGGGGACACCTTTTCGAGTG GACGCATTCAAGTACCTCACACGCGATTGTTGCCACTGGTTTCTTACACACTTTCATCTCGATC ATTATCAAGGTTTGACAAAGTCATTTAGTCATGGGAAGATATACTGTTCCTTAGTTACCGCAAAGTTGGTAAATATGAAGATTGGGATACCTTGGGAGAGACTGCAAGTCCTGGACCTTGGCCAGAAGGTTAATATTTCAGGCATTGATGTGACATGCTTTGATGCAAACCACTGTCCGGGATCCATCATGATACTCTTTGAACCAGCCAACGGTAAG GCTGTTCTACATACGGGGGATTTCCGCTATAGTGAAGAGATGTCAAATTGGTTGATTGGATCGCATATCAGCTCTCTTATTCTTGATACTACATACTGTAACCCCCAG TATGACTTTCCAAAGCAAGAGGCGGTAATACAGTTTGTTGTTGAGGCTATTCAAGCAGAAGCATTTAATCCCAAGACCCTTTTCTTAATTGGAAGCTACACCATCG GAAAGGAGAGGCTGTTCTTGGAAGTTGCACGTGTGCTACGGGAAAAGATATACATCAATCCTGCGAAACTAAAACTCCTCGAGTGTTTGGGATTCTCAAAGGATGATATACAGTGGTTTACAGTGAAGGAAGAGGAAAGCCACATTCACGTTGTGCCTTTGTGGACGCTTGCCAGTTTCAAACGGCTGAAGCATGTAGCTAACCGATACACA AACCGTTACAGCCTTATCGTTGCATTTTCTCCTACTGGTTGGACATCTGGTAAGACTAAAAAGAAGTCCCCAGGAAGAAGGTTGCAACAGGGTACAATAATAAG gtACGAGGTTCCTTACAGTGAGCATAGCAGCTTCACGGAGCTAAAAGAGTTTGTGCAAAAAGTGTCACCTGAAGTCATCATACCGAGTGTAAACAATGATGGACCTGACTCTGCAGCTGCAATGGTGTCTTTGTTGGTTACGTAG